A DNA window from Arachis duranensis cultivar V14167 chromosome 3, aradu.V14167.gnm2.J7QH, whole genome shotgun sequence contains the following coding sequences:
- the LOC107479895 gene encoding uncharacterized protein LOC107479895: MVGSSQKNIKKVDVFVQHECLLNLLPCEIWSSIATMVTSNSIEDLFNMQVTCKVFMGAAGLDTVYKHATMSYKPLACFLLHLDGPERRFLDCSVEVGNVDAILRHQFTEYLRFGRRDKGMELLAMASTEGSVEAGYLCSVLLMSDHEDEEDVQRGVQMMEVYRISGQLKSYTNFLRDICKYTTVLLKEMFKRN, translated from the coding sequence ATGGTCGGAAGTTCCCAGAAGAACATTAAGAAAGTGGACGTATTCGTTCAGCATGAATGCCTGCTGAATCTTCTTCCTTGCGAAATATGGTCTAGTATTGCCACGATGGTTACATCGAATTCGATTGAGGATTTGTTCAACATGCAGGTGACGTGTAAGGTGTTCATGGGTGCGGCGGGTTTAGACACTGTATACAAGCATGCAACGATGTCGTATAAACCGTTAGCATGCTTTTTACTTCACCTCGACGGGCCTGAAAGGAGATTCCTTGATTGCAGCGTGGAAGTAGGAAATGTGGATGCTATACTCCGACATCAGTTCACGGAGTATCTCCGGTTTGGCCGACGTGACAAAGGGATGGAACTGCTTGCTATGGCCTCAACGGAGGGCAGCGTCGAAGCAGGTTACCTGTGTTCCGTGTTGCTAATGTCTGATCACGAAGACGAGGAAGACGTGCAAAGGGGTGTTCAAATGATGGAGGTTTATCGTATTTCTGGGCAGCTTAAGAGCTACACCAATTTCTTGAGGGACATTTGCAAATATACCACGGTGCTCTTAAAAGAAATGTTTAAACGCAACTGA